The following DNA comes from Sphaerodactylus townsendi isolate TG3544 unplaced genomic scaffold, MPM_Stown_v2.3 scaffold_1177, whole genome shotgun sequence.
gacttctcctccataaatctgtccaagccccttttaaagctatccaggttagtggccatcaccacctcctgtggcagcatattccaaataccaatcccacgttgcgtgaagaagtgtttccttttattagtcctaattcttcccgccagcattttcaatggatgccccctggttataGGGGGCTAACTGGTTAATTGGGTTCACACaaaatgccagcaacagatgtgggcaaaacgttagacGCAAAAGCAaccagaccactgccacgcagcctagaaaacccacaacagccagttgattctggccgtgagagccttcgacaagacaATTTGGATCCTCTGACAATTTGGAAGTAGACCAAGTTTGAACACATGTCTAACAGAGACTGATTCCAAAAGCACATGATTCTGAAGTCAGCAGTAAATTTCATCAATACCTCTTATTGGCTGGCTTTCGTCTGTCACCCGCTTTGGGTTGTTTCTCCCGAGGTctgcttctcttttccttttggaTAGATTTATGCTGGGATGCCAACAATATCCCAAGCTTTCACtgtttcagtggcgtaggaggttgagagctcgtgtatctaatctggaggaaccgggtttgattccccgctctgccgcctgagctgtggaggcttatctggggaattcagattagcctgtgcattccaacacacgccagctgggtgaccttgggctagtcacagcttctcggagctctctcagccccacctaccttgttgtgaggggggaagggcaaggagattgtcagcccctttaagtctcctgcaggagagaaaggggggatataaatccaaactcctcctcctcctcttcttcttctcctcctcctcctcctcctcctcctcctctgtcaggACAGGACATCTGTTTCTCTCCAGCATCTAGCAAGTCCAAACCTTGGCGCTTCAATTGGGTGTAAAATGATTTcgtggcttttttttaaaagaaatgatgaCTCAGCCCTGTTGGAGATGTTGTTTTGCTGTTGGGGCAAAGGGCTTGTTTCTTCTGACCTGTCACTGGCCTGCAGCTaaaaaagacttttttaaaaaaaaagcgaGACaagacagctagatttgagtccattagCCCTTTAGAGtccaacagcagtggcgtaggaggtgaagagctcgtgtatctaatctggaggaaccgggtttgattccccgctctgccgcctgagctgtggaggcttatctggggaattcacattagcctgtgcactcccacacacgccagctgggtgaccttgggctagtcacagcttctcggagctctcagccccacccacctcacagggtgtttgttgtgaggggggaagggcaaggagattgtcagcccctttgagtctgctgcaggagagaaagcggggatataaatccaaactcttcttctttttcctcttaacCAAGAGTAggattttctttttgttaaaaagcATTTGGTTAGGACTGATTCAACTACctatgcaggagagaaagggaggtataaatccaaactcctcctcctcttcttcttgggctagtcacagttctctcagaactctctcagccccacctacctcaccaggtgtctgttgtggggagaggaagggaaaggagcttgtaagccatcttgagtctccttacaggagagaaaagtggggtataagtccaaacgcctccacctcctcctcctcctcctcctcctcttcctcttcttcttcttcttcttcttcttcttcttcttcttcttcttcttcttcttcttcttcttcttcttcttcttcttcttcttcttcttcttcttcttcttcttcttctagttattTGGTGTGTAGAGCTTTCTGAACTCAGTGCTTCCTTCATCCTGCtcgtatctgatgaagagaacttGGCCTTTGGCAAACCTGTGCCCCCCAAATCTCAGTAGCACTCGCCTCTAGCTGCAGACCGGCATCGCGACCCTCCCAAAGCTAtcttcaaagaaaaataaaagatattGCGGGGTTTTCGGTCTCAgatcttgaatcaataaacagactctgtactgttgatcagtagcgtttattggaaggcaacgaagtaCCCAGCTTGAGGAAACCacttctgacaaacctggcttctgctatcccctttatccagaaataatccccccctcctgttttcacagagaatatgagaaagagttactgcggagctgaggcaccccaaggtcagcaacagatagagataaagccacctggcctcctaccccctcagagcaatggaaacatcccgtttcccatgggagcagaaggtgtcaggggtaagcctagttatccacaaagcgtgtgaagccataaagaagagatcaagggaagaatgccccattacagcagtggtaacatatagcaggctggttacatatatcaaataGCGGTTGCACCAAGGTAGGGATGCATCTCCATCAACTAGATACCATCAGTATTTTGCAACTTTTgcatggagttaggaatgcatttaAATCACCCAGGGGCAATCCTTGACTGTGGACATCTCAGATGCTTGCAAGCGTAAGCTCTTCTGAACTAGGATCTACTTCATCAGGTGCATGGACGGTGCTTTCAGACCTGGGCACAGCATAtgtgaagtcggcccgcaggggtcgcaaggaagaggcgagacacggtgatatcatccggtggagagagccagcagcaggaagcgcggtccttggatccggcactgatccgtgggcctggcaactctgctgtgtgctagtccctggcaccttttattagggttttcgtgggggcgtgtaaagggggcggataagcgggagagcgggagagcatcatgtgatgcatgatctcatggggttgctacgtgcaggaggaagcatccacgtctgggtctaatccatacctgggggcaagggcccctttgtccctttgtctgggacacctggtgaccgtgagtcaggtagttcatgacctgtgactcacgggggactgggggatgggggagcgtgtgcgcccagaagggcgcagatggcacaggcattccatgcgctctttctgcggctctgctgggttcgcgggctcacccctacacataTGGACAATGTAGCAtttgtgtatttatatttatttatttattagttttatatgccgccctcccccaaagggctctgggcagtgcacataaaagccctggcccttgtggaggccagccggatcaccttggggccagggatcaccagaaggtccacctccgaggagcggagtggcctagcagggcgatatagggagagacggtcccgtagatatgctggtcctTATCTTTAGAGGGTCCGCCAGACAGAATTCCACACGCAGCAATgcaagagaaatttctctctctttctcacaatactagaaccaggggggatgcattgaaaatgctggggggaagaattaggactaataaaaggaaacacttcttcacgcaatgtgtgattggtgtttggaatatgctgccacgggaggtggtgatggccactcacctggatagctttaaagggggcttggacagatttatggaggagaagtcggtctatggctaccaatcttgatcctctttgatctgagattgcaaaggccttagcagaccaggtgctcgggagcagcagcagcagcagaaggccattgctttcacctcctgcaggtgagctcccaaaggcacctggtgggccactgcgagtagcagagtgctggactagatggactctggtctgattcagcaggctcttatgttcttatgttcaaggtgTTGCCCTTGTTGAACGTAACAAgcgtgttgtttttttaaactttgtccTTGGGCGGTCGAAAAACGTGGCCCATGGAAGTGCCGGATCCTGACCGAATCCGGTCGCATGAATGCACCCGAACAGTTGGCCATGCCCCGTGCATTTGCAGCCGTGATGGCTGAGCGTGTGCTTTTGAAACATTAAAAGCAAGTTTTCCCAGGAAACCTGGGAAACGGGACTCTGCCCCCTCCCGGCAGCCGTGCTGACCCAGGTCCTCCTTCATTCCGTTCCAGACGGAGCAGATCAAGAGAGCCAACCGGCTGTACACCAACGACTCCATCTTCCTGAAGAAGACACTCTACATCCCGGTCCCGGTGGATCCCAAAGGGCTGGCCAATGGACTCGACCtggacgaagaggaggaggaggaagaggcggaCAAAGAAGAAGCCGGGAACGGTCAACCCGATAATACCAAGCGGCCGAAGGCCCAGAGAAATAACGGGGCCTCCTCGTCGTCCGCCCCCAAGCACGACCTCTCGGCCGCCGACTTCCTCTTCAAGCTGGACTCTGAGATCCGTCGCTCCAAGCAGGTCGCCACCAAGAAACTGCGGGAGGGAGAGGCCGCGTGAGTCTTCCTGTGTCCTTTTCACGTGTTCTAGGCTCGCACTTATTGGCTTTCAggcagcgtggtgaagtggttaagagcaggtggactctaatctggagaactgggtttgtttcctcacaacTCCACATGAGCGAGcaactcatatctggtgaactggattggtttttcTACTCCTgcgcttgaagaagaagagtttggatttatatccccccctttctttcctgtaaggagactcaagggggttacaaagggagcagcagtggcgtaggaggttaagagctcgtgtatctaatctggaggaaccgggtttgattccccgctctgccgcctgagctgtggaagcttatctggggatttcagattagcctgcgcactcccacacacgccagctgggtgaccttgggctagtcacagcttctcggagctctctcagccccacctacctcgcagggtgtttgttctgaggggggaagggcaaggagattgtaagcccctttgagtctcctgcaggagagaaagggggatataaatccaaactcttcttcttttcctttccccctcacaacaaacagcctgtgaggtgggtggggctgagagagctttgaagagctatgactagcccaagggcacccagctggcatgtgttggagtgcacaagctaatctggttcgccagataagcctccacagctcaagtggcagagcgggggatcaaaccctgttctccagattggaccacacctgcttttaaccactacaccacgctggctgaagcctgctgggtgacgttggggtAGTCTCAGCTCTTtcaagagctctctcagccccacctacttcacaaggtgtccgttgtgcagagaggaagggaaaggagtttgtcagctgctttgtgaCTCAGTAgagggatggggtggtctacaaatctaaacaataaataaaataaataaataaaagcggggTGGAAATCTAAGGctgcttccgcatgggccaaaaacagcagtgtgaaaacggtgtaaaaatggtgtaagagggtttaaaatgatgtaaaagggtctatactgttttcacaccattttcacactgctgtttttggcccatgcggaatcagcctaagctaTTCTTATTCGTATTCTTATTATAAACCCCTTTCTTCCCAGCAGGGATCCGAAGTAGTTTACagcattcttctctcttccatgttACAACGATCCTTAGAGGTAGATTAACTGGGGAGCGTGTGACTGGCTTAGGGTTAACGTCTAAACGGTTTTTAATTGAGGTGTGTcaattatcatagaatcatacagttggaagagacccccaagggccatccagtccaaccccctgcaatgcagaaacacacaatcaaagcactcccgacagatgctcatccagcctctgtttaaaaacctccaaagaaggagactccaccactctccgaggcagtgaattccactgtcgaacagccctgacggtcaggaagttcttcctaatgtttaggtggaatctcttttcctgcaccttgaatccattactttgtgtcctagtctctgaggcagcagaaaacaagcttgctccctcttcgacatggtgtcccttcaaatatataaacatagctatcatgtcaccccttgaccttctcttctacagactaaacatccccagctccctaagtctctccttgtagggcatggattccagacctttgaccattttggttgccctcctctgggcctgttccagcttgtcaatatccctcccaaagtgcggtgcccagaactgtacacaatattccaggtgaggtctgaccaatgcagaatagagaggtacaattacatccctccatcttgacactatactcctgttgattcAACCCATCGGATGttttttataaattataaattaaaggagcagcagtggcgtaggaggttaagagctcatgtatctaatctggaggtaccgggtttgattcccagctctgccgcctgagctgtggaggcttctctggggaattcagattagcctgggcactcccacacacgccagctgggtgaccttgggctagtcacagcttctgggagctctctcagccccacccacctcacagggtgttgtgaggggagaagggcaaggagattgtaagcccctttgagtctcctgcaggagagaaagggggatataaatccaaactcctcctcctcttcttcttcttcttcttcttcttcttcttcttcttcttcttcttcttcttcttcttcttcttcttcttcttcttcttcttcttcttcttcttcttcttcttcttcttcttcgtttatATTTATGTGAGGATGTTGGTGTTTGCCGCCCtgaacccagcttgctgggggtgaggcAGGATATACATTCGAAATAAAGTCAAAAGAGTTCTCAAAGTTTGAGAGTTAAAACTTTGCTGCTGGGTGTCGTGGCCGCCAGGGGCTGCTCTTGCTCCAGGGTTGTCTGAACTTTTCCtcatgcctttcccctccctgccccggAAAGTAGGCACGTGCCTCAATTTCGTTTCAGTTTGCCGAGTTTCTGCAAATGCGTGCCAGCGTGTAGAAGTGTGtgcatttaagcataagcataagcattttattgtcattgtgcacgcacaacgaaatgtacagcagcattcctcgatgcacacaatttcagactcatcccccatcctcactttccccttcctccacccatccctccacagccccaaacacgtcaacacgaagccgcggagttcagcatcgccacagctctagagtagaagctgtctctaagcctctttgtcctagttttgatagacctgtatcgtctgccgggtggtcacagttcaaaaagagagtgtgctggatgagacgggtctctcagaatattttgggctttctttcggcttcgggaatgatagagttcttcccaggaggggagagggcagccgataatcctctgggcaggagtgatcaccctttggagcgccttcctacctgccactgtgcaactggagaaccatacacattaggttgcagtaggttaagacactctctatagcacagatTTGAGGATTTTGAAGCATTGTCTTGCCAAAGAGTTTCGTGGCTGGAATCGTCTGCCTGtcgcgggttttctgggctgaggggCCGTGGtcggaacacggccaaacagtcCAAAACCCCCCCAGCAGCCAGATTTTGAAGCGTCTTGAGGGAGCCGGCCGGAAGGCCCTGTTCTTCTTTTGCATTTGCTTAGAGCTCTGAGCTGCCACCGAAATAATGGCTCAGCGGCCCCGTAGgcagcacagaaacaaaatgtcCCGTGTCAGCATACTTTTCAGTATTTGAGTGAATGCTTTTAGTCACCCTGACCCCAAAACCATATCACAGGGGCGGAAGAATGCCGGAGTGGGTTTGGAGTCTTGCGATAAAAGGCTAAAGAAATTccgggacttttcagtttagaaaagagacgaTTAAGAGCGGACGTGACGGGGGTTTATAAaattggcgtgtgtgggagtgcgcaggctaatctgaattccccagagaagcctccacagctcaggcggcagagctgggaatcaaacccggttcctccagattagatacacgagctcttaacctcctacgccactgctgctcctgtatgtgCATTGTATGTGCACCTGTAGGTACCTGCTCCTGTATGTGCATTGTATGTGCACCTGTTTGAGCTCTCCTGAACGTGGGGGAGCGGTTAACGTCATCCATAAACACC
Coding sequences within:
- the LYSMD1 gene encoding lysM and putative peptidoglycan-binding domain-containing protein 1, translating into SSFIPFQTEQIKRANRLYTNDSIFLKKTLYIPVPVDPKGLANGLDLDEEEEEEEADKEEAGNGQPDNTKRPKAQRNNGASSSSAPKHDLSAADFLFKLDSEIRRSKQVATKKLREGEAAAPENEPGSVPATSSYQNELSPRAQQRAVLGPVPLTKIARADTLRDQEDEIFKL